In Chryseobacterium oryzae, the genomic stretch AAAGCAACGATTCAACTGAAAATTCAAATGTTGTCTTCATATTCTAAAATTCATTTTACATTTATACTTTAAAATTTGTTTTCATTTTCAATGCATTTTTTCTTAATCTTTTAGAAATGTTCGCTCCATAATTTCTCATCATACCTACTAACCTACTCAAATAATAAACTACCCATCATCCAACCATCTACCCAAACCCGCTTACCCTCCCTCAAAACATCAAAAACATTAGACCATGTAGTAGCTACACTTACATTCTTACCACTCTCAATTAGTCAAAAACCCACACCTACCTACCTACCTACCTACCTACCTACCTACCTACCTACCTACCTACCTACCTACCTACCTACCTACCTACCTACCTACCTGAACCAATTTACACTAACCTAATACCTAAAAACTACTGACACGCCATCCATCCATCCATCCATCCATCCATCCATCCATCCATCCATCCATCCATCCATCCATCCATCCATCCATCCATCCATCCAACCAACCAACCAACCAACCAACCAACCAACCAAAACCTATATCAAATCATCCCATCATCCGCAAAAGAATAATGCGCATCCGAAGTCAAAATAACATGATCCAGCAACGACATACTCATAATTTTCGAAGCCTCTTTAATCTGTACAGTCATCTTAATATCACAACTAGAAGGTTTTAAATTTCCTGAAGGATGATTATGCGCAACAATAATTCCCGAAGCATTGCAAAGAAGACCCGCCTGCATCACAATCCTAACATCCACCAACGTCGAAGAAATCCCACATTCAGATATTTTCTTAATCCCCAAAACCTTATTCGCCTGATTCAGATACAAGGCAAAGAAAGATTCCCTGTAATCCATTTCCTCCGCATCAAAATGCTCCCTGAAAATATCCACCGCATCCACAGAAGATGTGATTAACTTTTCACAATTTCCCTTTCTTGAATAACTCAACTTAATTTCGTTTACAATATTGAATTTCATAAGACTTGCTCCGTGTGCGGCGGAGACCTTTAATTTCCCGCACCTACCATTAAAAACCTGTAGATTGCAGCTTGAAGGAAATCTTGACCTTTTCTATTTTTACTTTATCGTAAATCTGAAAATTTACATAAGCATAGATTCTATAATTTATCTTTTATTAAAAGCTCATATAATGATTTATACTAAAAGAATAATAAAGGGTTAAAATTTCAATGAACTGCATTTGCATCTTGTGAGGTTTCTGACTTTTCTATGCAGAATTACCATTCAGGCAGGCACAAGGAAAACTGCAATCAATTCCTTGAAAACAATAAGAAAGCACATTGATAAAGCTTGAAATCTTTTTGCGGAGGTTCTGTAATCTCCGATTACGGATACCCAAAAAGATTTTTTTCCGCAGGGACAACGGAATATATTTGCTAGAGAAAAAGCGGATAGCTTTACAGAGCAATTAGTTATTTACAATTTGTGATAAGAGAATCTTTGTAATAAAAAATATGATTGTAATATTGTAAAATTTACTTTTATGGTTTTTCTGATTATCTTATTATACATTTCAGGTTTCCAATAAAATCCATTAAATAGCACAATATCTTCTAAGTATTCATATTAAATTATCTCATTCAAAAAAAATCTATTTCATTCTTTTTTTGGTATGCATTTAGCAACAATTTGAACTGGAATTATTCTGAAAATCACCATTTAAAATGGCTAATGATAGCAGAAGTATATTTAGTAAAAAAAAATTGACGTGAATACAATTTCATTTGATAAAGAAGTTCATCAGGAAACAATTGACAAAAATGCAGAAAATTTAAAAATCGCTCAACTCAATCTTGAAGATTACAACAAAAGAACGGGTAAGGAGTATGATCTTCTATGCAGGTTTACAAATAATCATCCCCGATTTTTTTTAATGCAGGAGTTAAGATATCCCGAAAACACCAACACAATAGCGAGCCAGATCAACTGGCTGCTGATGTGGAAAAGAGAAATTAACGACAGAGTATATTTTAAAATATTTTTTAGTGATATTCAAAGAGAATTTGAAGAGATTAGCCGATACCATTCTCCCTACATTCAAAAAGATAACGTATACTATAAAGCGGTGGAAGATTTTAAAAAGAAATACACGGATTACGCACCTTTGGGATTTTTGAGTAAAGAAGATGAAGATTATATCAAAGATGAAATAAAGAAAAAATTTCTGCATTATATCGAATAAAGGTAAATCATAGGGCTAAAACGAAATGATGAAGAACAGTTATATTTTAAGATCAACATTTACAATGAATAACCATAAATGCTGCATGCCGGTATAGATTTTGAATATTAGATAATAATTTTTCATCATAACACTCAAATTTAACAATTAACCCGACCCTTGTCGGGTTTTGTATTTATGATACTAAAACAAGTCTCAAAAAATTTAATCATTATTTTTACGTGCACTTGTGCTTTCCACAGCGTTTTTTTCATTCAACTTCGAGCATTTTAATGAAAGCAATATTTTTAGATTACCTCTAGTGACACAGCTACAGAGATCCACTCACTGTATGGCAAAAAACAGTAGTAATTTATCGTTTCTAAGGTTTATTTTATCATACTTGCACTATATTTCTTAATGATAATTCGTATCAACCAAAAGCCACTTCGCTAAAAAAAACGAAATGGCTCCAAATTAATATGAAAAAATATGAATGTATTCTTAATGAATAACTACTCTTTGAGAAATACTTCCCTCAGGTGTTTTAATCAAGAGCAGGTAAACCCCTTTGTGCAAATTCTGATCGCTAAAAGAAACTTCATTTTTTCCGAATGAAAGTCGCTCCTTTTTCTCTGAAATCAGCTTTCCGGACATATCAAAAAGTTTTAATTCAATATCTCCTCCAGAATCTGATTGCACGGGTACTCGGAAATTTCCCGAAGAAGGATTAGGGTAAACAGCACCGATACTGCCCTTTTTATT encodes the following:
- a CDS encoding JAB domain-containing protein, with the translated sequence MKFNIVNEIKLSYSRKGNCEKLITSSVDAVDIFREHFDAEEMDYRESFFALYLNQANKVLGIKKISECGISSTLVDVRIVMQAGLLCNASGIIVAHNHPSGNLKPSSCDIKMTVQIKEASKIMSMSLLDHVILTSDAHYSFADDGMI